A segment of the Cystobacter fuscus DSM 2262 genome:
ACACCTATCACGACGTGGTGTATGACCGCGAAGCGAACTTCCGTCGCCTGCCACGCTCTCGCATGCTCGAATACCACCTCGCCAGGCTGAAGCGGAGGGCACCACCTGCCGCCGTCGCGTCCTTCGTCACTCTCGAGGAAGCAGAGGCATGGCTGAAGGCGCAACCCGAGCCCGCCAGATGGGCGTGGGTGTCCATCGCGGGTGAGCCCTACCTCGCGGTGTATCACCCCAACATCAACCACCGAGCCCTCTACCCGCTCTCCATGTCCGAGGGTTACGAGGTGGGGCCCGACGAACCAGAGAACTGATTCACACCACCGCGGGCTCCAGCAGGCGCCGGACCTCACAGTCCAGGCGAGGTGCCCACATAGAGGATTACCGCAGCGAGGCCCGCGATGACGTTACCCGTCCACGCCGGGTTTCGTTCTCGCTCAAGTCCCCGTTTCGAAACCTTTGATACCCTCTCCGGCTCACTCCGTCCTGGGCGCCGTGCCCTGGCTATGGCTTCTCGCTGTCGAGGTGGGCCATGTGCGCGGCCGGGTACCGAGTGCCCGCGATGGCGCCACGCGGTGCAACCTTCTCGATCTGGGCAATCTGGTCCGCGGTCAACGGCTTCGCGGCGAGCGCCTCATTGAGCTGCTCCAGGGTCCGCATGCCCAGCGTCGGCGTGAACTTCGGCTCCTTGCCGAGCACGTACCCGATGGCCAGTTGCCCGGGCGACATGCCCCACTTCTTCGCGAGCTCCTGCAGCCCCGCGACCAGCCTGGCGTTCGCCGCGGCGTTGTCCCCACTGAAGCGTGGCATGTGGGCGCGCGCGTCTCCCGGTTTGATCGGGCTCGCCGAGAGCAGGCCGCGTGACAGCGCGCCGTAGAGCGTCGCGCCGATGCCCAGTTCATGCAGGACCGGGAAGATGGCGTCCTCGGGGTTGCGGCTGGCAATGGAGTACTCAATCTGCAGGTCGGCGATCGGATGCACCTTCGCCGCGCGGCGGATGGTCTCCGGGCCTACCTCGGACAGGCCGATCTTCCGGACGTAGCCGGCCTTCACCAGGTCCGCGATGGCGCCGACGGTGTCCTCGATGGGCACCGCGGGGTCCAGGCGCGCTGGGCGATAGACGTCGACGTGGTCGGTGCCGAGCCGCATCAGCGAGTAGGTCAGGAAGTTCTTCACCGCGACGGGCCGTGTGTCGACACCCACGGCGGCGCCGTCGGGCCCACGCATCATGCCGAACTTCACGGAGAGCTGGACCTTGTCCCGGCGGCCCGCGATGGCCTTGCCAATGAGCAGCTCATTGTGTCCGGAGGCGTAGAAGTCACCGGTGTCGAGGAAGGTGATGCCGTGCTCGATGGCGGCGTGGATGACGGCGATGCTCTTCGCGTCGTCCGTCTTGCCGTACACACCAGACATTCCCATACAGCCCAAGGCGATTTTCTGTTTTTCGTTCATGGCTCGTATCTACGCGGGCGCGGCGCCCGGTTCTTGGCGTTTCTTGGCACGGACGCCGCGCCAAGAAACGCCAAGTGCTCGAGCCTTCGCCACGCTACACTGAGCCGATGGAGAGCTTCACCGAGCTTCCCGTTGCGCTTCCATGTCTGCGCGTGGCGCGCGGCACGACCACCTCGCTGCACACCGGCATCAAGGAACACTGGGGCATCGGGCGCATCGACGAGGGCGACACCGAGTGGTGGGGCAGCGGGCGCGTCCGGCGCTCGGTGCCCGGGTGCATCCTCCTGAAGCAGCCGGGCGACGTGGTGCGCCACCTGTTGCATCGCGGGCCCACGGTCTTCACCGCCGTCACCTTGCCGACAGACGAAGTGGTCCGGGTCATTCGCGAGGGAGAGGCCGTGGTGACGCCACAGTTCGAGCCCGGCGACCCACGGGCCGCGCCCTTCCATCGGCTGCTCGACGCGGCCTGTTCCGGCGAGGACCGCTTCACGCTGGAGGTGGCGCTCGCGGAGGCCCTCCAGGCGCTGGTGGCGACCCGTGGCGTGCGGTCGGACCACTCGCGCCCCGTGCGACGCGCGCTGGCGTTCATCCGCGAGCGGCTCGAGGAGTCGATCTCCCTGGAGGAACTCGCGACGCACGTGGACCTCGACAAGTTCCATCTGTGC
Coding sequences within it:
- a CDS encoding aldo/keto reductase; protein product: MNEKQKIALGCMGMSGVYGKTDDAKSIAVIHAAIEHGITFLDTGDFYASGHNELLIGKAIAGRRDKVQLSVKFGMMRGPDGAAVGVDTRPVAVKNFLTYSLMRLGTDHVDVYRPARLDPAVPIEDTVGAIADLVKAGYVRKIGLSEVGPETIRRAAKVHPIADLQIEYSIASRNPEDAIFPVLHELGIGATLYGALSRGLLSASPIKPGDARAHMPRFSGDNAAANARLVAGLQELAKKWGMSPGQLAIGYVLGKEPKFTPTLGMRTLEQLNEALAAKPLTADQIAQIEKVAPRGAIAGTRYPAAHMAHLDSEKP
- a CDS encoding helix-turn-helix domain-containing protein — translated: MLEPSPRYTEPMESFTELPVALPCLRVARGTTTSLHTGIKEHWGIGRIDEGDTEWWGSGRVRRSVPGCILLKQPGDVVRHLLHRGPTVFTAVTLPTDEVVRVIREGEAVVTPQFEPGDPRAAPFHRLLDAACSGEDRFTLEVALAEALQALVATRGVRSDHSRPVRRALAFIRERLEESISLEELATHVDLDKFHLCRAFRAQVGMPPHAYLTHLRVARAKELLTRGVRPSELAPLVGFYDQAQLTRHFRRLVGTTPARYVKSPGDPRFRGVLRPSPQP